From Pigmentibacter ruber, a single genomic window includes:
- a CDS encoding leukocidin family pore-forming toxin yields the protein MQKNKVTLYSLSAIIILFAYSCGKKDQKKEESSTEYTYPGLVVLKEENNKQHYLKEYENYKPLYLEKNSIDKSKLASNLINELSGLSFTSNYILVAKSNNGPKFYVYNEKPSNEILNKHLEVLKNEKDLQNKNMRNVKTSLTNATVNVTLVRKNIQCPMLMFFDEEEIRDYCINNAFLELNYKVDLSGSKFTMKEDPKTGQLIKTENAKYLMFSVSPDEEGGTGWHLADDINQGFNRNEFLRSKRDFVGPYANKYSFWVNELTSTNDVKLAKTFPQNTNPGTTITQSHGTTIGLSGNILGGIMNHNPNANVSLGASIQISNLRNVSYNTYEYTIENVSYNNKAKWMWDSKVNDKICDYLTRKDFNTCHFTEAAWQKSWSANKGKFSAISHKSFTPSFQAVFKTSKQNQGQSIFELGTNVETGVILGRKLSLALFHYINIKTNNYITPSVTEQISVDWSSPYFASELNFRLQNTKELYSSKCLIVDSNKNIVQADCNNSRAQVWGYDNDEKQFKTRLFNENCLNLDQTGYLTVNTCNINYNQKWVLNELGHIHLSNDKTKVLGTDSSHRVKIVDINSERKLHLEAYSAVL from the coding sequence ATGCAAAAAAATAAAGTTACTTTGTATTCTTTGTCTGCTATTATAATTTTATTCGCATATAGTTGTGGTAAAAAAGACCAAAAAAAAGAAGAGTCCTCAACTGAATACACTTATCCTGGGCTAGTAGTTTTAAAGGAAGAAAATAATAAACAACATTACTTAAAAGAATATGAAAATTATAAGCCCCTATATTTAGAAAAAAACTCAATTGATAAAAGTAAATTAGCTAGCAATTTAATAAATGAATTGAGTGGTTTAAGTTTTACTAGCAATTATATCTTGGTTGCTAAATCCAATAATGGTCCAAAATTTTATGTTTACAATGAAAAACCTAGCAATGAAATTCTAAATAAACACTTAGAAGTTCTCAAAAATGAGAAAGATCTACAAAATAAAAATATGCGAAATGTAAAAACTTCATTAACTAATGCTACAGTTAATGTTACTTTAGTTAGAAAAAATATCCAATGCCCAATGCTTATGTTTTTTGATGAGGAAGAAATTCGAGATTACTGTATAAATAATGCTTTTTTAGAATTAAATTATAAGGTAGATTTATCTGGTTCAAAATTTACAATGAAAGAGGATCCTAAAACTGGGCAATTAATAAAGACAGAAAATGCAAAATACTTAATGTTTTCTGTATCCCCTGATGAGGAAGGCGGTACTGGTTGGCATCTCGCAGATGACATAAATCAAGGCTTTAATAGAAATGAGTTTTTAAGAAGCAAAAGAGATTTTGTTGGCCCTTATGCAAATAAATATAGCTTTTGGGTTAATGAATTAACTTCAACAAATGATGTAAAATTAGCGAAAACTTTTCCACAAAATACCAATCCAGGCACAACAATTACGCAAAGTCATGGCACAACAATTGGGCTATCAGGAAATATTTTAGGTGGGATTATGAATCATAATCCTAATGCAAATGTTTCTTTAGGAGCTTCAATTCAAATATCAAATTTGCGAAATGTTTCATATAATACCTATGAATATACTATAGAAAATGTTAGCTACAATAATAAAGCAAAATGGATGTGGGATTCAAAAGTAAATGATAAAATTTGCGACTATCTAACCAGAAAAGATTTTAATACTTGCCATTTTACAGAAGCAGCATGGCAAAAAAGTTGGTCAGCAAATAAAGGTAAATTTTCTGCAATCAGTCACAAATCATTTACCCCTTCATTTCAAGCAGTATTTAAAACTAGTAAGCAAAATCAAGGGCAATCCATTTTTGAATTAGGAACCAATGTCGAAACAGGTGTTATACTTGGAAGAAAATTGAGCCTTGCTTTATTTCACTACATAAATATAAAGACAAATAATTATATAACACCTAGTGTTACAGAACAAATTTCAGTTGACTGGAGTTCCCCTTATTTTGCTTCAGAACTAAATTTTCGCTTGCAAAACACAAAAGAACTTTATTCTAGTAAATGTTTAATTGTTGATAGTAATAAAAATATTGTGCAAGCTGATTGTAATAATTCCCGTGCCCAAGTTTGGGGTTATGATAATGATGAAAAACAATTTAAAACAAGATTATTTAATGAAAATTGCCTTAATTTAGATCAAACAGGTTACTTAACAGTAAACACATGTAATATTAATTACAATCAAAAATGGGTTTTAAATGAGTTAGGACATATACACCTAAGCAATGATAAAACAAAAGTACTTGGGACAGATTCCTCACATAGAGTAAAAATTGTTGATATTAATTCTGAAAGAAAATTACACTTAGAAGCTTATAGTGCTGTTTTATAA
- a CDS encoding alpha-ketoacid dehydrogenase subunit alpha/beta, whose product MATIRTIKSQNKKFSFSFEEIVSDYRLAVRSRFASLLGRKEVLTGKASFGIFGDGIELPQIAASKAFANGDFRTGYYRDQTFEMALGNVSVTQFFSQLYADPDINNDPHSGGRQMNSHFGIRLLDENGFFKNQLENKNSISDISPTAGQMSRMLGLAYASKLYRNEKSLHSEGHHYSNQGNEIVFGTIGDASTSEGIFFETMNAAGVLQVPLLMSVWDNGYGISVPRQLQTVNNSISQALSGFQNDQDNKGISIYQVEAWNYIALCETYRMAADSVRKNHKPALVHVIEVTQPQGHSTSGSHERYKSKERLDWEKDYCCIKKFREWIIAKNISTENELNLIDEEEKIYVEKCRSEAWDLLINPIKKEVNTALHYLKLVLNNTQSSEVIKQCIYNLENAVSLNRRVIHSNLFKTIINIRNEESSEKNQLLQFFNDFSRKYNYIYESKLYSDSKQSPLNVKKIDPTYSPQGETVDGRVVLQKCFEQQFLNNPKFFVLGEDVGKLGDVNLVFEGLNAKFGDLRVTDTGIREATILGQGIGAAIRGLRPLVDIQYLDYFLYCLQTASDDLSTLLYRTAGGQKAPVIIRTKGHRLEGIWHTGSPMGTILNSIRGMYLCVPRNMTQAAGMYNTLFQSDNPALVIEVLNAYRLKEKIPDNIGTFTVPLGHPEILKNGEHLTIVTYGACCKLALEAAAELEKMNISAEIIDIQTLLPFDLTNTISQSIKKTNAVLFLDEDVPGGASAYMMQQSIERDKAFHYLDCMPRTLSAKENRGAYGRDGDFYCKPQTEHIIEICYQIMQERSPKKFHDFYNQEVRRQGAISGENSLNLTHNSTLENF is encoded by the coding sequence ATGGCAACTATCCGAACTATTAAATCTCAAAATAAGAAATTTTCTTTTTCCTTTGAAGAAATTGTTTCGGATTATCGACTTGCTGTTAGAAGCAGATTTGCTAGTTTATTAGGCAGAAAAGAAGTGCTTACAGGGAAAGCAAGTTTTGGAATATTTGGAGATGGTATAGAACTCCCACAAATTGCTGCAAGCAAAGCCTTCGCAAATGGAGATTTCAGAACAGGTTATTATAGAGATCAGACATTTGAAATGGCTTTAGGAAATGTTTCTGTCACTCAATTTTTTTCTCAACTCTATGCAGATCCTGATATTAATAATGATCCTCATTCCGGCGGAAGACAAATGAATTCTCACTTTGGAATTCGCTTACTTGATGAAAATGGCTTCTTTAAAAATCAACTTGAAAATAAAAATTCAATTTCTGATATTTCTCCAACTGCTGGACAAATGAGCCGAATGCTTGGCTTAGCTTATGCTTCAAAACTCTACCGCAATGAAAAAAGTTTACATTCCGAAGGACATCACTATTCAAACCAAGGTAACGAAATTGTTTTTGGAACGATTGGCGATGCTTCTACATCAGAAGGAATCTTTTTTGAAACAATGAATGCTGCAGGTGTTCTGCAAGTTCCATTGTTAATGTCTGTTTGGGATAATGGATATGGTATTTCTGTCCCAAGGCAATTACAAACAGTAAATAATTCAATTTCTCAAGCTCTTTCGGGTTTTCAAAATGATCAAGACAATAAAGGCATATCCATTTATCAAGTGGAAGCTTGGAACTATATTGCTCTTTGTGAAACATATCGCATGGCAGCAGATAGTGTTAGAAAAAATCATAAACCAGCTTTAGTTCACGTGATAGAAGTTACACAACCTCAAGGACATTCCACTAGTGGAAGTCATGAAAGATATAAATCTAAAGAAAGACTAGACTGGGAAAAAGATTATTGCTGTATTAAAAAATTTAGAGAATGGATTATAGCCAAAAATATTTCAACTGAAAACGAATTAAACTTAATAGATGAAGAAGAAAAAATTTATGTAGAAAAATGTCGTTCTGAAGCTTGGGATCTTTTAATAAATCCTATTAAAAAAGAAGTTAACACTGCTCTCCACTATTTAAAACTTGTTTTGAATAATACACAGAGCTCAGAAGTAATAAAACAATGCATTTATAATTTAGAAAATGCTGTTTCTTTAAACAGAAGAGTTATTCACTCAAATTTATTTAAAACTATTATTAATATACGCAATGAAGAATCATCAGAAAAAAATCAACTATTACAATTTTTTAATGATTTTTCCAGAAAATATAATTATATTTATGAAAGCAAACTATATAGTGATTCAAAACAATCACCATTAAATGTTAAAAAAATTGATCCTACCTATTCTCCTCAAGGAGAAACCGTTGACGGCAGAGTAGTCTTGCAAAAATGTTTTGAACAACAGTTTTTAAACAATCCTAAATTTTTTGTCCTAGGAGAAGATGTTGGTAAATTAGGTGATGTTAACTTAGTTTTTGAAGGACTAAATGCAAAATTTGGTGATTTAAGAGTTACAGACACAGGGATTCGTGAAGCCACTATTTTAGGACAAGGAATAGGCGCTGCAATTAGGGGTTTAAGACCTTTAGTTGATATCCAATATCTTGATTATTTTTTATATTGTCTACAAACTGCTTCCGACGATTTGTCTACCCTACTCTACCGAACTGCTGGGGGACAAAAAGCTCCCGTGATCATTCGCACAAAAGGGCATAGACTGGAAGGTATTTGGCATACAGGTTCGCCAATGGGAACCATTTTAAATTCAATTAGAGGAATGTATTTATGCGTCCCAAGAAATATGACACAAGCAGCTGGCATGTACAATACTTTATTTCAATCAGATAATCCTGCTCTGGTCATTGAAGTTCTCAATGCATATCGTTTGAAAGAAAAAATTCCAGATAATATTGGAACCTTTACTGTTCCTTTAGGCCATCCAGAAATTTTGAAAAATGGTGAGCACTTGACTATTGTTACCTATGGTGCATGTTGCAAACTTGCTTTAGAAGCAGCTGCAGAATTAGAAAAAATGAATATTTCAGCAGAAATTATTGATATACAAACATTATTACCTTTTGATTTAACAAATACTATTAGTCAGTCAATTAAGAAAACAAATGCTGTATTATTTTTAGATGAAGATGTCCCAGGTGGAGCGTCTGCATATATGATGCAACAGTCTATTGAAAGAGACAAAGCATTTCATTATTTAGATTGCATGCCAAGAACTTTATCCGCAAAAGAAAATAGAGGCGCTTATGGGCGTGATGGTGACTTTTATTGTAAGCCACAAACTGAACATATTATTGAAATTTGTTATCAAATTATGCAGGAAAGATCTCCTAAAAAATTCCATGATTTTTATAATCAAGAAGTAAGGCGTCAAGGTGCCATATCAGGTGAAAATTCCCTAAATTTAACACATAATTCTACACTTGAAAATTTTTAA